The following are from one region of the Ruficoccus sp. ZRK36 genome:
- a CDS encoding cation diffusion facilitator family transporter, translated as MSEHHHHDHGTEQVSDKVLLWTTFVNIGLSVFEFIAGAIAGSVALMADALHNTNDAAALLIAYIARKVSRKGADEKFTFGYRRAELIGAMIQLTALILVGLYLVYEAIRRFFSPEPLEGGWIMAAAGVALFVDVVTAWLLWSMSKGSMNVKAAFLHNLTDAGASVAVLVGGATIYFWGWNWVDPILTLLIAGYILYMSLGMLRTTCRILMEGAPPDLSMEQVQATMMDVPGVEGIHHLHVWELDEHHQALEAHVVVKRSQADHDHELNIRRALKQRLQERHSIQHCTLELEYPGDPCGSSTNNLIEHE; from the coding sequence ATGAGCGAGCACCATCATCACGATCACGGAACAGAGCAAGTCAGTGATAAAGTTCTGCTATGGACTACCTTTGTTAATATTGGCCTGTCTGTTTTTGAATTCATAGCCGGAGCAATTGCGGGAAGCGTCGCGCTCATGGCTGACGCATTGCACAACACCAATGATGCGGCGGCGCTGCTCATTGCCTATATCGCCCGCAAGGTATCCAGAAAGGGCGCAGATGAAAAATTCACTTTTGGCTATCGTAGAGCCGAGTTGATTGGCGCAATGATACAATTGACGGCCCTCATCCTCGTTGGTCTCTATCTGGTCTACGAGGCGATCAGGAGGTTTTTCAGCCCCGAACCACTCGAAGGCGGTTGGATTATGGCGGCAGCCGGAGTTGCCTTGTTTGTTGATGTAGTCACCGCTTGGCTGTTGTGGTCAATGTCGAAAGGGAGCATGAATGTGAAGGCAGCTTTCCTGCATAATCTAACAGACGCTGGCGCTTCGGTTGCGGTATTAGTGGGTGGAGCAACGATTTACTTTTGGGGGTGGAACTGGGTCGATCCAATCCTCACCCTATTGATTGCAGGCTATATTCTTTACATGTCCTTAGGCATGCTGAGAACAACCTGCCGCATCCTCATGGAAGGCGCTCCACCTGATTTATCCATGGAGCAAGTGCAAGCAACGATGATGGATGTTCCTGGAGTCGAAGGTATTCACCATCTGCATGTATGGGAGTTGGATGAACACCATCAGGCTTTGGAAGCCCACGTCGTGGTAAAACGATCTCAGGCCGATCACGACCATGAATTGAATATTCGCCGAGCACTAAAACAGCGATTGCAAGAGCGCCATTCCATCCAACACTGCACGCTCGAACTCGAATATCCGGGCGATCCCTGTGGTTCCTCAAC